The following DNA comes from Bacteroidales bacterium.
TGATTGGGTCAGCAAAACATGCCATCAACGATTTGTATTTGATTGTTTTCCCAATTACTGCTGCATCCCCTCCTTCGGTAAGGAAATCTAATCCTCCGTCAGAGCAAGTTACAAGCAATAATACAACAACCATCATAGATGTAGCCCAAGAGGGAATAGCCTCTAAAATCCACATCAACACTGCAAATGCAAAAATAGCAATAACTCGTTGCTCAATTGCTGTTAAATTCTCGATACCAAAACTGTCAGAAGGCAAGAACCATAAGATAAGAGAAACAGCAACAACAAACAAAATCTTGATAAGTTTGGCGTTGTTGCTTTTTTTGTTATCCTTTTTTGCCTTTTTAGCCTTTTGGTATTTGTCAATAAGATCAAATCCTTTAAAACTTGTAAACATAATTATATAATTTAATAAATAGTAATTTGCTTAAAAAATGTAACTATTTAGCCTAAAACTCTTTCAAAAGAGTAGTATTAATAAGATATGTTATAACGCTAAAAAATCCGCACTTTGTTTTCTCGTGCGGATTTCTTTAGTAGTCATACTCTATATTAGTAAGCGAATAGAGGGTAATCTTTCATTGTTTTGTTTACCTCTTCTCTAACGGCTTTAATAACCGCTTCGCTTTCGGGGTTAGCCAATACTTGGTCAATAAGGTCAACAATCTTAACCATTAAGTCCTCTTTAGCACCGCGAGTAGTAATAGCAGGAGTTCCTACGCGAATACCCGAAGTCTGGAATGGAGAACGGCTGTCGAAAGGTACCATATTTTTGTTTACTGTAATATCTGCAGCAACAAGAACTTTCTCTGCAACTTTACCTGTAAGTTCAGGGAATTTAGTACGAAGGTCAATCAACATACAGTGGTTGTCTGTTCCGCCCGAAATAATTTTGTATCCTTTCTCAACAAAAGCGTTGGCCATACAAGCAGCATTCTTTTTAACTTGAGTTTGGTACTCTTTGTATGAAGGAGTAAGAGCCTCGCCAAATGCTACTGCTTTTGCTGCAATAACATGCTCAAGAGGACCACCTTGTACTCCGGGGAATACCGCAGAGTCTAACAACGATGACATTTTGCGAATCTCACCTTTAGGAGTTGTTTTGCCCCATGGGTTGTCAAAATCTTTTCCTAACAAGATGATACCGCCGCGAGGTCCGCGAAGTGTTTTGTGAGTTGTTGAAGTTACAATGTGAGCATATTTAAGAGGGTTCTCTAATAAGCCGGCAGCAATAAGACCAGCAGGGTGAGCCATATCAACCATAAATATAGCTCCAATCTTATCTGCTATCTCACGCATACGAGCGTAATCCCATTCGCGAGAGTAAGCCGAAGCACCTCCAATAAGCAATTTTGGACGTTCGCGAAGAGCAACCTCCTCCATCATATCATAATCAACATATCCGGTATCCTCTTTAACACCATACTCCAATGCTTGGAATACAAGTCCTGAGAAGTTTACTGGAGAACCATGTGAAAGGTGTCCACCATGAGAAAGGTTTAAACCTAAGAATTTGTCTCCGGGATTCATACATGCCATAAATACAGCCATGTTTGCTTGAGCTCCTGAGTGTGGTTGAACGTTTGCCCATTCAGCACCATAAAGTTGTTTAATTCTGTCAATAGCAAGTTGCTCCGATTCATCTACAACCTCGCAACCACCGTAGTATCTTTTTCCGGGATAACCTTCGGCGTATTTGTTAGTAAGGCATGAACCCATAGCCTCCATTACTTGCTCGCTAACGAAGTTTTCCGAAGCAATAAGTTCGATACCCTTCATTTGGCGTTCTCTCTCTCTCTTGATAATGTCAAAGATTTTGTTATCTCTTTCCATAAAATATGATATGTTTTTAAAAAAAATCTGTTTTATTCAACATCCCCAAAACAGTAGGGATTGAAATGAGTTGCAAAGTTACTCAATAAGTTACTACTTACAAAATAACTCCTAAAGAAAAACTCAACAAATTTATACTTCTTTTAGCATAAAATGTACCTTCCGAAATCAAAACACTATTTTCGTATAATGAGAATGTTCCAGGTTTGTTGTGTTCGGTTATTCCAAATTCATATCTAAAGTCAATTAGAACTCTCGAAATTTTTGTTCCCATACCAATAATTACACATGCGGTAATAGGGTTTATATCTTCGTTAAGATTGAATGTTATATTCTCTGGGTTATTTATATCCTCTTTGTTTAAGTAAGTATATCTTAATTTAGGACCAACAAATAAAGATAACTCATATTTATCGCGTTTAATAAAGTTGTATCCATATATGAGTGGAATGTCAAGGGTAAGTGCAAAATTCTTTGAATCAATATTTAGGTTACTTGAATACCCAAACTCTTTAATATCCATAGTAACAACATCTCTTATAACCGAAGTTCCTGCCTCTAATTGTAAATAGTGATTTTTTAAATTAACCCTGCCGAATAGCGATATACTACCAGCCATTTTAGTTTCGTTTGAAGGTTTGCTTACCACTATGTTGTTGACTAAAGTTTTTCTGTCGTGTACAAAAGGAGCATTTGCCGATAGAGAAACACCATAGTTAAACTTTTTGCTATCCTTTGTCTTTTTCTCTTGAGCAAAGGTTTGAGGTAATGCTATAAAAAGCGATATTATAATTAAAATAATTCTCATTTTTTCTTCTTTTTTTTCATTACCGACCAACCAAATTTACCAATCTCTTTACCCAATCCGTAGTAGTGGCCATGTGAGTATGCTAAAAGATTAGCCTTCTCTAACTCAAACTTTTCGTTTTCTGGGTTCAGATATTTATCATCAGCCAATACTTGAATAACTTTGGCAATAAACATATCGTGTGAGCCTAATTTTATAATTTGCTCCACTTTACACTCAATACATAAAGGCGATTCTTTAATGTAGGGAGCATCAACAACTTCCGAAGCGATAGGCGTAAAACCGGTAAGAGACCATTTATCGCAATCTTTACCACTCTTAACACCGCATAAATCAACAGCCTTTGCCATTGCTTCAGTAGTGAGGTTTATGACAAAGGCTCTGTTTTTTTCAATGATAGGGTATGAGTGTCGTTCGGGACGAACAGATATGTAGCACATTGCGGGATTGGTGCATATTGTACCTACCCATGCAACCGTAAGCATATTGTACTCCTCAGGAGAACTACCGCAACTTACAAGAGCTGCCGGTAAAGGATATATCATTGTTCCGGGTTTCCAAGCAACGTGCATCTTTATTTAAATAAGGAATGAGGAATTATTAATACTTTACTAACAACTAACAAATCTGCGGTTAAGCGAGGGCAAAATAAGTTTACTTAAACTTTGCCGAGCGTGAGCAGATTCAACGAACGTATGTTCGTTAACTAACAACTGACAGCAGATTATGCAAGTTTGATATCCTCAAAAGTTACAACCTGTTCGCAATATTTACATTTAACCCTAATGTTTTCTTTGTCTTGAATATAAAAAACAGTGTGCATAGGCTCGTTGTTTGTTATGCACTTAGGATTGTTGCATTTAATAATATCTCTCAATTCATCAGGAAGTTCAACCTTATACTTCTCAGTAACTTCGTAATTTCTAATTATATTGATTTTTGCCTTAGGGGCAACAATCGCAATTCTGTTAATATCTTCCTCTTTAAAAAAGTAGTCTGCAATTTTAATAATACCCTTCTTGCCAATCTGTTTGCTTGTAAAGTTATTGCCAATAGTAATAGCTTTATCTAACTCTGAAAGGTTAAGAATTTCAACAACTTTAAAAAGTTTATCTGAAGGAATATGATCAATAACAGTTCCGTTTTCTAAAGCGGCAACCTTCAACTCTTTTTTCAATTCAGTCATAGCAATTAAATTTTAATACCCAATACTTTACAAATTATAGCCTGACGTGCATATACTCCGTTTTTAGCTTGTTGAAAGTAGTATGCTTTTGGATTGTTGTCAACGTCGTATGCAATCTCGTTCACGCGTGGAAGTGGGTGAAGAATTCTCAAATTTTCTTTTGAGTTATCCAACATACTGTTCTTAAGAACATATACATCTTTAACCTTCTCATAAACCATAAGGTCGGTAAAGCGTTCGCGTTGAACACGAGTCATATATAGTATGTCGGCATTATTTATAACCTCTTGCGAGAACTCAGTATGCTCATAATACTTTATGCCTTTTGACTCGCAGAATTTTTTGTAGTCATCGGGTATTTTAAGTTCATCGGGAGCAACAAAGTGGAATGTCGGATTAAAGTGTGACATTGCCATAATTAGTGAGTGTACGGTGCGGCCATATTTCAAGTCTCCCACCATAGTAATATTCAAACCTTCTAACGTTCCTTGAGTTTTGTAGATAGAGTAGAGGTCGAGCATTGTTTGAGATGGGTGTTGATTAGCACCATCACCTGCGTTGATTATAGGTTTGTCCGAAACCTCAGAGGCGTACCTCGCTGCGCCATCCAAATAGTGACGCATAATAATTAAATCAACATAGTTGCTGACCATCTTAATAGTATCGTTCAATGTTTCGCCTTTAGTAGAACTTGTAGTAGAGGCATCGGAAAAACCAATAATTCTACCTCCCAGACGAGTTACTGCAGTTTCAAAACTCAAACGTGTTCTTGTTGAAGGCTCAAAAAACAGAGTGGCAACAACTTTTCCTTCCAAAATCTTTTGATTGGGATTCTCTTCAAAATGTCTTGCACTCTCCAATACCTCTAAAATCTCCTCTTTGGAGTAGTCGGTAATAGAGACCAAACTCTCACTTTTCATAAAAGAAGCAATGTAAAAAATTAAATCGTTAATAATGAGTGTGTTGCAAAATGTTACAGATACACAACATTCCTCATTACAAAACTATAAAAAAAAACAGACTTATTGTAACATCCTTAACAAAAATATTAAAATGAGATATAAAAAATTTTTTCTTGTAAATAAAAGGTCAGTTTTAAACAATATTGACACCTTCAACTAAAAAAAAAGATTATCTTTGCGAAATATAAACTACTGCGAACATAGACGCTATGTTTGTCTCCAATAGGATAATCCTAAAACAGATTTAGAAATGGGAATTATTAAAAATAGAAAAATAGAAAATAAGGTAATAGGAGCATTGTGGATATTATTTGTAGTAGCAATACTTGCTGTTACACTAATCTTTGTGCTTATATCTAACGGAAAAATTGGATATATGCCCCCTATTGAGGAGTTGGAAAATCCAAAAGATAAATTTGCAACTGAGATATACTCTGCCGATTTGAAAGTGATAGGAAACTATCATCAAAGTCAAGGAAACAGAGTATATGTTGAGTATCAAGATATATCTCCCAATCTAATAAATGCTTTAATAGCAACTGAGGATATACGTTTTTATAACCATTCAGGAATTGACCTTCGTGCATTGGCGAGAGCAGTTGTAAAAGGAGTTCTTGGAGTTGGAACAGCAGGCGGAGGAAGTACTATAACACAACAGTTGGCAAAGCAACTATATTCGCCCAGTGCCGACAATAAATTAGAACGTCTTTTTCAAAAACCGATAGAGTGGGTAATTGCCCTAAAATTGGAGCGATTCTATACCAAGAAAGAGATTATAAAAATGTACTTTAACAAATTCGATTTCTTGTATAATGCCGTAGGAATACAATCGGCCGCATCAGTATATTTCAGCACTACACCCAATAATTTAAAAATTGAGGAGGCGGCAATGCTTGTGGGAATGTTAAAGAATCCAGCACTATACAACCCAGTTCGCCGAAAGGAGAAGACAGAGGGACGTAGAAATGTAGTACTCTCACAAATGTGTAAAGCAGGATATATAACCGAAGCAGAGTGCGACTCATTAAGTAAAATACCCCTGACATTAAAGTTCCGAAAAGTAGATCACAAAGAGGGAACAGCGCCATACTTTAGAGAGAAGCTGCGTTTAATGTTAACAGCCAAAGAACCTAAACGCTCAAATTACAGAGGATGGCAACGCCAACAATATGTTGATGACTCAATAGCGTGGGCAACAAATCCACTATATGGATGGTGTGAAAAAAACAGAAAGCCCGATGGCTCTAAGTATGATATATATACCGATGGATTAAAGATTTATACTACTCTCGATTCTCGAATGCAGGCGTATGCCGAAGAGGCAGTAAAAGAGCATATTGGAGGCTATTTGCAACGAGAGTTTTTTAAAGAGTTACGAGGTAAGAAGAATGCACCCTTCTCTGAAGATGTAACCCTTGAGGAGGTAGAGTCTATATTAGAGCGTAGCAAAAAGCAAAGCGACCGTTACCTTACAATGAAAAGAGCGGGTAAATCAGACAAAGAGATAGACGCCGCATTTAAGACACCTTGCGATATGCAAGTATATACATTGCATGGAGTTGTTGATACAACAATGACGCCAATGGACTCAATTCGTTACTATAAATCATTCCTACACACAGGATTTATGGTATTAAACTCTAAGAACGGACACGTAAAAGCATACGTTGGAGGAGTGGATTTCCGATATTTCCAATACGATATGGCATCGGTAGGTCGCCGTCAAGTAGGCTCAACCGTAAAACCCTTCCTGTACACTTTGGCAATGGAGGAAGGCTTCACACCATGTGACCTTGCACCAAACGTACAACCCTATATAGTAGATAAATATACAGGTGATGTATGGGCACCACGCAACGCATCCGACAAGAGAGTGGGCGAAGATGTTACACTCCGATGGGGACTGACAACCTCAAACAACTGGATATCAGCATGGCTAATGAATCAGCTTTCTCCACAGGCGTTGGCAACACTTATGCACTCATTCGGAATACGTAACTACATTGATCCCGTTGTGGCACTATGTTTAGGACCAGCCGAAGTGTCAGTTGAGGAGATGGTTACAGCATATACAGCATTCTCAAATGCAGGAATTCGTGTCGACCCCATGTATGTAACACGAATTGAAGATAATTTTGGGAATGTAATATCAACCTTTACTCCAAATATGACAGAGGTAGTAAGTCAACAAGCCTACTACAAAATGTTATCAATATTAAAAGACGTAGTAAACGAGGGAACAGGTGTTAGAATGAGATATAAGTACGGAATAACCGCACCTATGGGAGGTAAAACAGGAACCACAAACAATAATTCCGATGGTTGGTTTATGGCATTCACTCCTGAACTTTCAGCAGGAGTATGGGTAGGAGGAGAGGATCGCTCAATACACTTTGACCGTATGTCGGTTGGACAAGGAGCATCAATGGCACTTCCAATATACGGACTATTTATGCAAAAGGTATATGCCGATCAAACACTTGGATATTCGCAAGATTTAGATTTTGAAGTTCCAGAAGAGTATCAGGATGTATGTGGAGAAGGAGATTTGGAAGAATCTTCAATAACAGCAACAATTACAGAGGAGACCAAAGTTGAGGAGGAGATAATGGAGGGAATGTTTGATTAAGAATAGACTGCACAACTCACCT
Coding sequences within:
- a CDS encoding serine hydroxymethyltransferase, with translation MERDNKIFDIIKRERERQMKGIELIASENFVSEQVMEAMGSCLTNKYAEGYPGKRYYGGCEVVDESEQLAIDRIKQLYGAEWANVQPHSGAQANMAVFMACMNPGDKFLGLNLSHGGHLSHGSPVNFSGLVFQALEYGVKEDTGYVDYDMMEEVALRERPKLLIGGASAYSREWDYARMREIADKIGAIFMVDMAHPAGLIAAGLLENPLKYAHIVTSTTHKTLRGPRGGIILLGKDFDNPWGKTTPKGEIRKMSSLLDSAVFPGVQGGPLEHVIAAKAVAFGEALTPSYKEYQTQVKKNAACMANAFVEKGYKIISGGTDNHCMLIDLRTKFPELTGKVAEKVLVAADITVNKNMVPFDSRSPFQTSGIRVGTPAITTRGAKEDLMVKIVDLIDQVLANPESEAVIKAVREEVNKTMKDYPLFAY
- a CDS encoding PorT family protein, giving the protein MRIILIIISLFIALPQTFAQEKKTKDSKKFNYGVSLSANAPFVHDRKTLVNNIVVSKPSNETKMAGSISLFGRVNLKNHYLQLEAGTSVIRDVVTMDIKEFGYSSNLNIDSKNFALTLDIPLIYGYNFIKRDKYELSLFVGPKLRYTYLNKEDINNPENITFNLNEDINPITACVIIGMGTKISRVLIDFRYEFGITEHNKPGTFSLYENSVLISEGTFYAKRSINLLSFSLGVIL
- a CDS encoding flavin reductase family protein, coding for MHVAWKPGTMIYPLPAALVSCGSSPEEYNMLTVAWVGTICTNPAMCYISVRPERHSYPIIEKNRAFVINLTTEAMAKAVDLCGVKSGKDCDKWSLTGFTPIASEVVDAPYIKESPLCIECKVEQIIKLGSHDMFIAKVIQVLADDKYLNPENEKFELEKANLLAYSHGHYYGLGKEIGKFGWSVMKKKKKK
- a CDS encoding aspartate carbamoyltransferase regulatory subunit, encoding MTELKKELKVAALENGTVIDHIPSDKLFKVVEILNLSELDKAITIGNNFTSKQIGKKGIIKIADYFFKEEDINRIAIVAPKAKINIIRNYEVTEKYKVELPDELRDIIKCNNPKCITNNEPMHTVFYIQDKENIRVKCKYCEQVVTFEDIKLA
- the pyrB gene encoding aspartate carbamoyltransferase, which produces MKSESLVSITDYSKEEILEVLESARHFEENPNQKILEGKVVATLFFEPSTRTRLSFETAVTRLGGRIIGFSDASTTSSTKGETLNDTIKMVSNYVDLIIMRHYLDGAARYASEVSDKPIINAGDGANQHPSQTMLDLYSIYKTQGTLEGLNITMVGDLKYGRTVHSLIMAMSHFNPTFHFVAPDELKIPDDYKKFCESKGIKYYEHTEFSQEVINNADILYMTRVQRERFTDLMVYEKVKDVYVLKNSMLDNSKENLRILHPLPRVNEIAYDVDNNPKAYYFQQAKNGVYARQAIICKVLGIKI
- a CDS encoding transglycosylase domain-containing protein, with the translated sequence MGIIKNRKIENKVIGALWILFVVAILAVTLIFVLISNGKIGYMPPIEELENPKDKFATEIYSADLKVIGNYHQSQGNRVYVEYQDISPNLINALIATEDIRFYNHSGIDLRALARAVVKGVLGVGTAGGGSTITQQLAKQLYSPSADNKLERLFQKPIEWVIALKLERFYTKKEIIKMYFNKFDFLYNAVGIQSAASVYFSTTPNNLKIEEAAMLVGMLKNPALYNPVRRKEKTEGRRNVVLSQMCKAGYITEAECDSLSKIPLTLKFRKVDHKEGTAPYFREKLRLMLTAKEPKRSNYRGWQRQQYVDDSIAWATNPLYGWCEKNRKPDGSKYDIYTDGLKIYTTLDSRMQAYAEEAVKEHIGGYLQREFFKELRGKKNAPFSEDVTLEEVESILERSKKQSDRYLTMKRAGKSDKEIDAAFKTPCDMQVYTLHGVVDTTMTPMDSIRYYKSFLHTGFMVLNSKNGHVKAYVGGVDFRYFQYDMASVGRRQVGSTVKPFLYTLAMEEGFTPCDLAPNVQPYIVDKYTGDVWAPRNASDKRVGEDVTLRWGLTTSNNWISAWLMNQLSPQALATLMHSFGIRNYIDPVVALCLGPAEVSVEEMVTAYTAFSNAGIRVDPMYVTRIEDNFGNVISTFTPNMTEVVSQQAYYKMLSILKDVVNEGTGVRMRYKYGITAPMGGKTGTTNNNSDGWFMAFTPELSAGVWVGGEDRSIHFDRMSVGQGASMALPIYGLFMQKVYADQTLGYSQDLDFEVPEEYQDVCGEGDLEESSITATITEETKVEEEIMEGMFD